The following are encoded in a window of Centroberyx gerrardi isolate f3 chromosome 1, fCenGer3.hap1.cur.20231027, whole genome shotgun sequence genomic DNA:
- the ric3a gene encoding protein RIC-3: MSITTCQKVTLISCSVLCVSLFLPKMLLPRGKKEMGQPEVGPGFYPPMMHQQLSLQEDPDRWGLDPSYSLTHSAEAMAKVKGVGRAKKYNLMGQVIPIYGFGILLYILYIIYKLTCKGKATKSGNYTTLTKENMERKIPTDHELARLQKKLLETERAMERIVSGKGRAPSSGRRRKSKTAVTKQEEKLLRQLRQITRVMQEGRVEGASPEMEAEEVAYAVDWEGYPEETYPEYDEPYGSHGYDTIVLEEPSSPLPTAEALAERMEQEEEEEEEEEEEEEEEEEEEEEEAAERRQLLSSPCLRAKDRREERLGLEVSRELQCQNGGKKQITFSEHKDVFHYPKEDTYEEEEVVIDDEEEEEEEEEEEEEEVEEEEVEEEEEEEEEEEEEAEVEEEEEVDEEDPVMEAESLTFGGEVSLNPEEEAEEENEEYLLMSIPVESDGLTHSDMATDLGKSGLRMRNRRET; the protein is encoded by the exons TGGGACCGGGGTTTTACCCTCCCATGATGCATCAGCAGCTGTCACTGCAAGAAGACCCAGACCGGTGGGGGCTGGACCCTTCTTACTCCTTGACACACAGTGCTGAGGCCATGGCCAAGGTAAAAGGTGTGGGAAGAGCCAAAAAATACAACCTGATGGGTCAAGTCATCCCCATATATGGCTTTGGAATCCTCCTCTACATCCTCTACATCATCTATAAG CTGACATGTAAAGGGAAGGCTACAAAATCAGGAAACTACACGACACTAACAAAAGAGAATATGGAGCGTAAGATTC CAACTGATCACGAGCTTGCCAGACTTCAGAAGAAGCTGCTGGAAACGGAGCGGGCGATGGAGAGGATCGTCTCTGGAAAGGGCCGCGCTCCTAGCAG TGGTAGAAGGAGGAAGAGTAAAACTGCAGTAACAAAGCAGGAGGAGAAATTGCTCAGGCAGCTTAGGCAGATCACTCGGGTGATGCAGGAGGGCCGGGTGGAGGGGGCCTCCCCGGAGATGGAGGCTGAGGAGGTCGCCTACGCTGTAGACTGGGAAG GCTATCCTGAGGAGACCTACCCAGAGTATGACGAGCCCTACGGCAGTCATGGGTATGACACCATCGTCCTGGAGGAGCCCAGTTCTCCGCTGCCCACTGCTGAGGCCCTGGCAGAGAGGatggagcaagaggaggaagaggag gaggaggaagaggaggaggaagaagaagaggaggaggaggaggaggaggaagcagcagagagaaggcAGTTACTCAGTTCTCCATGCCTCCGTGcgaaagacaggagggaggagaggcttGGTTTGGAAGTGAGCAGAGAGCTACAGTGTcaaaatggggggaaaaaacaaatcacCTTCAGTGAGCACAAAGACGTGTTCCACTACCCTAAGGAAGATACttatgaggaggaggaagtggttattgatgatgaggaggaggaggaagaagaggaggaggaggaagaggaggaggtggaggaggaggaggtggaggaggaagaagaggaggaggaggaggaggaggaggaggcagaggtggaggaggaggaggaggttgatgAGGAGGATCCagtgatggaggcagagagccTGACGTTCGGTGGCGAGGTTTCTCTGAacccagaagaagaagcagaggaggaaaacGAGGAGTATTTGTTGATGTCCATACCTGTGGAAAGTGACGGTCTTACCCATTCAGACATGGCTACAGACCTGGGGAAGAGTGGGCTGAGGATGcggaacaggagagagacataa